One genomic segment of Fervidobacterium pennivorans includes these proteins:
- a CDS encoding type II secretion system protein GspD, translated as MNRGFILLSLLIFFATRILAIEISFFNTNLKDALNMLSVDTGAVIIYEPSISGAISIQVEAESLEKVLDLLLMPYSYYWTKVDGVYFVGNSNPNSSGFTNVARTYQIPLRYNSAETIMKSLPKAFQDYILNPVNQNSLLVYAPPPLVSKIASSISQIDLPSRGEEVYVKIIDVSERFLNSYLIDVGIQPSVAGTSYMLNFFQIPVLSTNLYFILNLSNSNIDVTDLEVLYEGRIKAFDSAQSKLSAQRNFTTTRYVDGKLTSVTTQANVELSIVPRFLYNNCVLDLSIRIEGFPSVNEMNTETRGTSLQTTLSVEYNKPYVVGIFSYERVVQKEGGVSFLKDLPIIGWLFKRFYNESEKRYIVFLLSIGSDLGKNNLVGDSK; from the coding sequence ATGAACAGGGGGTTTATATTGCTTTCTTTGTTAATCTTTTTTGCAACTAGGATTTTAGCAATCGAAATATCATTTTTCAATACAAATCTTAAAGATGCACTCAATATGCTTTCTGTAGATACAGGTGCTGTAATTATATATGAACCTTCAATAAGCGGTGCCATTAGTATACAAGTCGAGGCAGAATCTCTCGAAAAAGTTTTAGATCTTTTGTTAATGCCTTACAGCTACTATTGGACAAAAGTGGATGGTGTATATTTCGTAGGAAATTCAAATCCTAACTCCAGCGGTTTTACAAACGTTGCAAGAACCTATCAAATTCCTCTGAGATACAACTCCGCAGAAACAATTATGAAATCCCTTCCTAAGGCTTTCCAAGATTATATTCTCAACCCTGTCAACCAGAATAGCCTACTTGTCTATGCCCCTCCACCGTTAGTTTCAAAAATAGCGTCCTCCATCTCCCAAATAGACTTACCAAGTAGAGGTGAAGAAGTGTACGTAAAAATAATAGATGTGAGCGAGCGCTTTCTGAATTCATATCTAATTGACGTTGGAATACAACCTTCCGTTGCTGGTACAAGCTATATGCTAAACTTTTTTCAAATACCAGTTCTCAGCACAAATCTCTATTTCATTTTGAATCTATCAAATTCTAATATCGACGTTACCGATTTAGAAGTGCTCTATGAAGGAAGGATTAAAGCATTTGACAGCGCTCAAAGTAAGTTATCAGCTCAACGCAACTTCACAACCACGAGGTATGTAGATGGGAAATTAACAAGTGTAACGACTCAAGCTAACGTAGAACTTTCAATTGTTCCCAGATTTTTGTACAACAACTGCGTGCTAGATTTATCAATCAGAATAGAAGGCTTCCCCTCTGTCAATGAAATGAATACTGAAACCCGTGGGACTTCTTTACAAACTACTTTAAGCGTAGAATACAACAAACCTTACGTTGTCGGTATATTTAGTTACGAAAGAGTTGTTCAGAAGGAAGGTGGTGTCAGCTTTTTAAAAGATTTACCCATTATCGGTTGGCTTTTTAAGAGGTTTTATAACGAATCTGAAAAGCGATACATTGTTTTCCTATTGTCCATAGGTTCAGACTTAGGAAAAAATAACTTGGTTGGTGATTCGAAATGA
- the meaB gene encoding methylmalonyl Co-A mutase-associated GTPase MeaB, protein MEKKWKDFVNSEIETILSLAERINEKNQLALARAITLIENNPELIFHIEEKYKDTLTKNSSHIVGFTGSPGAGKSTLTDAYVVKLRSEGKEVGIIAVDPSSPFTGGALLGDRIRMKRHFTDDNVFIRSMGSRGNVGGLNDAVFGVITLYKLYGFDYIIIETVGAGQSEVDIAYVADTVVLVLSPAAGDEIQLMKAGIMEIADIFVINKSDLEGAHILKVNLEMVLQFSESSKPIVLTVATSGKGIEELHREIENHKIKLKDTGEINERAKRRIKKHAEVIINKGIVEILSNQNLTDAVQVSEVVRDVIAKFCQKHSRVGEKS, encoded by the coding sequence ATGGAGAAAAAATGGAAAGATTTTGTTAACAGCGAAATTGAAACCATCTTATCTTTGGCGGAAAGAATAAATGAAAAGAACCAGCTTGCTCTTGCAAGGGCTATCACGCTTATAGAAAACAACCCCGAGCTCATTTTTCATATTGAAGAAAAATACAAAGATACGCTGACTAAAAACAGTTCACACATAGTCGGCTTCACAGGCAGTCCAGGCGCTGGGAAAAGCACATTAACAGATGCTTATGTTGTCAAACTAAGGTCAGAAGGCAAAGAAGTTGGGATAATAGCCGTAGACCCTTCGAGCCCGTTCACAGGAGGAGCACTTCTGGGTGACCGTATAAGAATGAAGAGACATTTTACCGATGATAATGTTTTTATCAGAAGCATGGGCAGTCGAGGGAACGTTGGAGGACTAAATGATGCTGTCTTTGGAGTAATTACCCTTTACAAACTCTACGGGTTTGATTACATTATTATCGAGACCGTAGGTGCTGGCCAAAGCGAAGTTGATATAGCTTATGTTGCTGATACGGTTGTATTAGTCCTTTCCCCAGCTGCTGGTGATGAAATACAGCTTATGAAAGCTGGTATTATGGAGATAGCCGACATATTTGTCATTAACAAGTCAGACCTGGAAGGTGCGCACATACTTAAAGTAAACCTCGAGATGGTTCTCCAGTTTTCTGAGTCTTCAAAACCGATAGTACTAACGGTTGCAACTTCAGGGAAGGGAATTGAAGAACTTCACAGAGAAATCGAGAACCACAAAATTAAATTGAAAGACACAGGAGAAATAAATGAGAGGGCTAAGCGACGTATAAAGAAACATGCAGAAGTGATTATAAACAAAGGTATTGTTGAAATTCTATCGAATCAGAATTTGACAGACGCTGTACAAGTTTCAGAAGTTGTAAGGGATGTGATTGCAAAATTTTGCCAAAAGCACTCACGTGTTGGGGAGAAATCTTAA
- a CDS encoding ABC transporter ATP-binding protein — MIKFENISHQFKDKKALENINGIIDDGEVVAIIGENGSGKSTLLNVVATFIKPSSGKLIYNDMNVFERKENIEKFRELISYVSEKSTFIPELTLRDNLLYFKSVFSSQRCIHDIAMHVKIDNLLDENPNKLSKGQKQRFALAISLLKDAKIILLDEPAEGLDIETKQIVKDLVKEFKEKSCIVFYVTHDEDELEEVCDKIIALKDGKIKFFGTVDEFWKTYEKFYSVTFEPPENPGKKLTRIMNIDELKIAQEKVRVLHIRNLGLREIINITENVDVEHEATQQR; from the coding sequence ATGATTAAATTTGAAAATATATCGCACCAGTTTAAAGATAAAAAGGCTCTTGAGAACATAAATGGAATCATAGACGACGGAGAGGTAGTTGCAATCATCGGTGAAAACGGCAGTGGAAAAAGTACACTGCTTAATGTTGTTGCTACGTTTATAAAACCTTCGAGTGGTAAGTTAATCTACAACGATATGAATGTGTTTGAAAGAAAAGAAAATATTGAAAAATTTAGAGAACTCATCTCTTACGTATCTGAAAAAAGCACTTTTATACCAGAGCTCACTCTCAGGGACAATCTATTATATTTCAAGTCTGTTTTTAGTTCGCAAAGATGCATACACGATATAGCCATGCACGTGAAGATAGATAATCTATTAGACGAAAATCCGAACAAACTTTCAAAAGGCCAAAAACAGAGGTTCGCATTGGCGATCAGTTTGCTTAAAGATGCCAAAATCATACTTTTGGATGAACCGGCGGAAGGACTCGATATCGAAACCAAACAGATTGTGAAAGATTTGGTCAAAGAATTCAAAGAAAAAAGTTGCATAGTCTTTTATGTTACACACGATGAAGATGAATTGGAAGAAGTGTGCGATAAAATCATCGCTTTGAAAGACGGAAAAATCAAGTTTTTCGGGACCGTTGACGAGTTTTGGAAAACCTATGAAAAGTTTTATTCGGTAACCTTCGAACCGCCTGAGAATCCCGGTAAGAAATTGACTCGTATCATGAACATAGATGAGCTGAAAATAGCACAAGAAAAGGTTCGGGTATTGCACATAAGGAATTTGGGATTGAGAGAGATTATTAACATAACTGAAAATGTGGATGTGGAACATGAAGCCACTCAACAGAGGTGA
- a CDS encoding IS110 family RNA-guided transposase, with amino-acid sequence MSQNFSIFVGIDISKHKFNACAIQNPNSIIFESAFDMSKQGFSSFVQKLSVFPKSSVLIAMESTGCYHLNLLSFLSLNDFSCVVLNPLLVNKSLPVGLRKTKTDKIDARSIALTVFYTHHLLPTSSFLNSDFRDIARKKESITHQISRVKNDIEKLLSLLFPELEKVTNIYNDAILDLLSSFPSAKAIQKASIDSLRVFFSKTIGRKLKLTPETLKELANNSIAQYWPVKEKILIQTIKELRFLQQQLNEFDEMLKEYCKCASLNQDVEILTSIDGIGENSALYFLAEVGDISRFSTHKKLIAYCGLDPSVDESGKHKGESRISKRGNAHLRRIIWLMSVNVVRHNEYFKAYFQRKRAQGLVYKKAMMSVAHKLLRTIFAMMKKREKFNIDHTFSSSTQNLILHS; translated from the coding sequence ATGTCTCAAAACTTCTCCATCTTTGTCGGTATTGACATCTCCAAGCATAAGTTCAACGCCTGTGCTATCCAAAATCCTAATTCTATCATCTTCGAATCTGCTTTCGATATGTCCAAACAAGGGTTTTCCTCCTTTGTTCAAAAGCTCTCCGTTTTCCCTAAGTCTTCTGTCCTTATCGCTATGGAGTCTACTGGCTGTTACCATCTTAACCTTCTTTCTTTCCTCTCTCTCAATGATTTCTCTTGTGTCGTTCTTAATCCTTTGCTTGTTAACAAATCTCTTCCCGTTGGGCTTAGGAAAACTAAAACTGACAAAATCGATGCTCGCTCTATTGCTCTTACCGTCTTCTATACCCATCATCTTCTTCCTACTTCTTCTTTCCTCAACTCAGATTTTCGGGATATTGCAAGGAAAAAGGAAAGCATCACTCATCAAATCTCAAGAGTCAAAAACGACATCGAAAAGCTTCTTTCTCTCCTCTTCCCTGAACTTGAAAAAGTGACCAACATCTACAATGATGCTATCTTGGATTTGCTTTCTTCTTTCCCTTCTGCTAAAGCTATCCAAAAAGCCTCCATTGATTCTCTACGTGTTTTCTTTTCAAAAACAATCGGTAGAAAGTTAAAACTTACCCCAGAAACTCTTAAAGAGCTTGCTAACAACTCCATCGCTCAGTATTGGCCAGTGAAAGAGAAGATTCTTATTCAAACTATCAAGGAACTTCGATTTTTACAACAGCAACTTAATGAGTTTGATGAGATGCTCAAAGAATATTGCAAATGTGCTTCGCTTAATCAAGATGTTGAAATACTCACGTCAATTGACGGAATTGGTGAAAATAGCGCACTGTATTTTCTTGCCGAAGTTGGCGATATTTCAAGATTTAGCACACACAAAAAACTAATTGCCTATTGTGGGCTTGACCCAAGCGTAGATGAATCAGGCAAACACAAAGGAGAAAGCCGCATATCCAAAAGGGGCAATGCCCACCTGAGACGAATAATTTGGCTGATGAGTGTGAATGTAGTGAGACACAACGAATATTTTAAAGCATATTTTCAAAGAAAACGAGCGCAAGGGTTAGTATACAAAAAAGCGATGATGAGTGTAGCGCACAAATTGCTAAGGACGATATTTGCTATGATGAAAAAGCGCGAGAAATTCAACATCGATCATACATTTTCGTCTTCTACTCAAAATTTAATTTTACATAGTTGA
- a CDS encoding zinc metallopeptidase, whose protein sequence is MFWYDPTFIILVPALLLSLWASITVQSRFAQYSRVRSRIGMTGVELARFILDSAGLYNVSIERIQGSLTDHYDPREKVVRLSQATYSSDSIAALGVVAHEIGHAIQDAKGYVPLVIRNAIAPVAQFSSNLAWVFFIIGIVTGAFDLAKFGIILFSIAVFFTIATLPVEFNASRRALQILEKNLMMPVDELKGVKAVLSAAAMTYVAAMLMAVLQLIRMILIARRD, encoded by the coding sequence ATGTTCTGGTATGACCCAACATTCATAATTTTAGTGCCAGCTCTTCTTTTATCTTTGTGGGCATCTATAACCGTTCAGTCACGGTTTGCTCAATATTCTCGAGTCAGATCTAGAATAGGAATGACAGGAGTCGAACTTGCCAGGTTCATCCTCGACTCAGCTGGACTTTACAATGTGAGTATAGAGAGAATTCAGGGTTCGTTAACAGACCACTATGACCCGCGGGAAAAAGTTGTAAGGCTCTCACAAGCAACATATAGTAGTGATTCTATTGCCGCACTTGGCGTTGTAGCGCACGAAATTGGACACGCTATACAAGACGCAAAAGGATATGTTCCACTTGTTATAAGAAATGCTATTGCACCTGTTGCTCAATTTTCTTCAAATCTTGCTTGGGTATTTTTCATAATAGGGATTGTTACCGGTGCCTTTGATCTGGCAAAGTTTGGAATAATACTTTTCTCAATAGCTGTTTTCTTCACTATAGCTACACTTCCTGTCGAATTTAACGCAAGTAGAAGAGCACTGCAGATTCTTGAAAAAAATTTGATGATGCCTGTTGATGAACTTAAGGGTGTTAAAGCTGTGCTCTCTGCAGCTGCAATGACCTATGTTGCTGCTATGCTTATGGCCGTTTTGCAACTCATAAGGATGATATTGATAGCAAGAAGAGATTAA
- a CDS encoding AfsR/SARP family transcriptional regulator produces the protein MLYIKFFGDWKVYKDGNEFNDFTSKKALKLLFYILLSNRSKVSVEELSRTFWPGYGPDYFKKNLNAQLYYIRKDLEIPYNYLRNERGYVFIDLSYFPSDYSEFMKAIDNADAKRASELYTGLLLDGLEDDWVRKHRVRCQRLYEELLKVSSKTETENSKVTVSSILKAKILLEHQKATREKYFIPIELKKGYVKEIRVRKGDIVLDLGDKLFLILERGKKSSEEVVFGFAKRLGLDLSYVVFLSEEDVLNQIDSNIA, from the coding sequence GTGCTTTATATCAAATTTTTCGGAGATTGGAAAGTCTATAAAGATGGAAATGAGTTTAATGATTTCACTTCAAAAAAAGCTTTAAAGCTTTTGTTTTACATTCTGCTTTCTAATAGAAGTAAGGTTTCTGTCGAAGAGCTTTCGAGAACTTTCTGGCCCGGTTACGGCCCTGATTATTTTAAAAAGAATTTGAATGCCCAACTTTACTATATCAGAAAAGATTTAGAAATTCCTTACAATTATTTGAGGAACGAGAGAGGCTATGTATTTATTGACCTCAGCTACTTTCCGAGTGATTACAGCGAGTTTATGAAAGCTATCGATAACGCTGATGCAAAAAGAGCTTCAGAATTATATACAGGTTTGTTACTTGATGGTCTTGAAGATGATTGGGTGAGAAAACACCGGGTTAGGTGTCAAAGACTTTACGAGGAGCTTCTCAAGGTAAGTTCTAAGACTGAAACGGAAAATTCAAAAGTGACTGTTTCATCGATTTTGAAAGCTAAGATATTGCTGGAACATCAAAAAGCTACCCGTGAGAAGTATTTTATACCGATTGAATTAAAAAAGGGCTATGTTAAAGAAATCAGGGTTCGAAAAGGAGATATAGTCCTTGATTTAGGCGATAAACTTTTTTTGATACTTGAGCGGGGTAAAAAAAGCTCAGAAGAAGTAGTTTTTGGTTTCGCTAAAAGGCTAGGATTAGACCTAAGTTACGTGGTCTTTCTTTCAGAGGAAGATGTTCTGAATCAAATCGATTCAAATATCGCGTAA
- a CDS encoding GNAT family N-acetyltransferase: protein MRMEGKLATLRPIEVTDAKKFVELINDERTKDYLSGVFPINEFMEEEWIKKNAITHNAVNFAIEVGGYLVGSTGLMAIDWVARSAEYGIAIFDPAYWDKGIGTEVTHMMLRYAFEYLNLNRVWLRVFENNQRAIRVYEKCGFIQEGRMRQARYLKGQYIDVIIMGILSDEYWRMKSEF, encoded by the coding sequence ATGAGAATGGAAGGTAAATTGGCAACACTGAGACCCATTGAAGTAACTGATGCCAAGAAATTCGTAGAACTTATCAATGATGAAAGAACAAAAGATTATCTCAGTGGCGTTTTTCCAATAAACGAATTCATGGAGGAAGAATGGATAAAAAAGAACGCCATTACCCATAACGCTGTGAATTTTGCAATAGAAGTGGGAGGCTATCTTGTCGGCTCAACAGGGCTGATGGCAATTGATTGGGTTGCGCGAAGTGCAGAGTATGGAATAGCAATCTTCGACCCTGCTTATTGGGACAAAGGAATCGGAACGGAAGTTACACACATGATGTTGAGATATGCTTTTGAATACCTGAATTTAAACAGAGTTTGGCTCCGAGTTTTTGAAAATAACCAGAGAGCTATAAGGGTGTATGAAAAGTGTGGATTTATTCAGGAAGGTAGAATGAGACAGGCTAGGTACTTGAAGGGGCAGTATATAGATGTAATAATCATGGGGATTCTTTCCGATGAGTACTGGAGAATGAAATCGGAATTTTGA
- a CDS encoding Rossmann-like and DUF2520 domain-containing protein, translating to MPLSGSISELCEIKINIIGVGHVSSSIARNLFGKVKFGYVISRDKGKAENLAKEIGAEAKTYKDDFLLSGAILLGVSDSALPDVCKLIEKKVDKNVVAIHFSGFLPSDILPECWSPASMHPNCAVSNERYNFKDVVFGIEGMERGLQIAKYLIELLGGQYVLIPKEKKAEYHLAAVIASNFPVALAYLSQKLYTDIGFSEELSRKVISKLFESVSQNIASKNLKDALTGPVKRGDWEVVKQEGEIFNEYFPGFSELYDILVKVLKQLNEK from the coding sequence ATGCCACTAAGCGGAAGTATTTCTGAGCTTTGCGAGATTAAGATTAACATAATAGGTGTTGGTCATGTTTCATCTTCAATAGCAAGGAACCTCTTTGGAAAGGTAAAATTTGGTTATGTTATATCACGTGACAAAGGTAAAGCGGAGAATTTAGCAAAAGAAATAGGTGCAGAAGCAAAAACATACAAGGATGACTTTCTACTTAGTGGAGCTATCTTACTTGGTGTTAGCGATTCTGCTTTGCCCGATGTTTGCAAGCTGATTGAAAAGAAAGTTGACAAAAACGTAGTGGCTATCCATTTCAGTGGATTTTTGCCTTCTGATATATTACCGGAATGCTGGTCTCCTGCTTCTATGCATCCGAACTGTGCAGTTTCGAATGAAAGGTATAACTTTAAAGACGTTGTGTTTGGTATTGAAGGAATGGAAAGAGGACTCCAAATAGCGAAATACTTAATTGAGCTTCTTGGTGGGCAGTATGTTTTAATCCCTAAGGAAAAGAAAGCTGAATATCATTTGGCAGCAGTTATCGCAAGCAACTTCCCAGTAGCTTTGGCTTATCTTTCCCAAAAGCTTTACACAGACATTGGTTTTTCAGAAGAACTCTCAAGAAAGGTTATCTCAAAACTCTTTGAGAGCGTTAGTCAAAACATAGCTTCTAAGAATTTAAAAGATGCACTCACTGGTCCTGTAAAGCGAGGAGATTGGGAAGTTGTAAAACAGGAAGGAGAAATATTCAATGAATATTTTCCAGGATTTTCCGAACTTTACGACATACTAGTAAAGGTTCTTAAACAGCTGAACGAGAAATAA
- a CDS encoding type II secretion system protein → MRRGFTLIELLIVMSIIAALMSVATPLGLNAIAQAKATNVAANFRTLQQALVQMITLEPNPPKNPDADILQYLYEQKYISTKPLGFEVRYNEERKAYIIKYTQSDIDPLKVKNVYSSIEIDDATGQLVLYVPLP, encoded by the coding sequence TTGAGGCGAGGTTTTACTCTCATTGAGTTACTCATAGTTATGTCGATTATCGCTGCGTTGATGTCAGTTGCAACACCTTTAGGTTTGAATGCTATAGCACAAGCGAAGGCAACAAATGTTGCCGCGAATTTTCGCACACTCCAACAAGCATTAGTACAAATGATAACGTTAGAACCAAATCCTCCAAAAAATCCAGATGCAGACATTCTGCAGTACCTTTACGAGCAAAAATATATATCAACAAAGCCTTTAGGATTCGAAGTTCGGTACAACGAAGAGAGAAAAGCTTACATAATAAAGTACACTCAGAGCGACATTGATCCACTCAAAGTTAAGAACGTATACAGCTCTATAGAAATCGATGACGCTACAGGACAGCTTGTTCTCTACGTGCCGCTACCATAA
- a CDS encoding cobalamin B12-binding domain-containing protein, which yields MDKKIRVLIAKPGLDGHDRGAKVVARGLRDAGMEVIYTGLRQTPEEIVKAAIQEDVDVIGLSILSGAHMSICRKVLELMEQYNFHVPVFVGGIIPPDDAEQLLKMGIAAVFGPGTPISEIVKKVQEVVGQGVA from the coding sequence ATGGATAAGAAAATCCGCGTCCTCATAGCCAAACCGGGTCTTGATGGTCATGACAGAGGCGCAAAAGTTGTTGCAAGAGGTTTAAGAGATGCGGGTATGGAGGTAATTTATACAGGCTTACGTCAAACACCCGAAGAAATAGTCAAAGCGGCTATTCAGGAGGATGTTGATGTAATAGGCTTGTCGATACTATCAGGTGCGCATATGAGCATATGCAGAAAGGTTTTAGAGTTGATGGAGCAGTACAACTTCCATGTACCAGTTTTCGTAGGCGGGATCATCCCTCCAGACGATGCAGAACAACTTTTAAAAATGGGAATTGCTGCCGTCTTTGGACCTGGCACCCCAATATCAGAAATTGTGAAGAAAGTTCAAGAAGTTGTTGGACAAGGAGTAGCTTGA